The region CGCTATCTGTTTCCGGATTTTTGCTTTGGCTTGTTCCCATTCCTCGTCTAATATACTGTAATATGCTGCATTTCTTGTTGTTCCGTCGCTTACTATTTTATCTTTCCTCAGGATACCCTCAAATACTCCACCTATTTTTTCAATAGCTTTTCTGGACCGGAAGTTGGTGTCCTTGGTTTTGAGTTGTACCCTGTTTGTTTTTAAAGTTTCGAAACAGTAGGTTAGTAACAATAGTTTACATTCCAGATTTATTGATGTTCCCCAATAGTCTTTTGTAATCCAGGTCCAGCCAATTTCAAGCTTTTTGTCAGCCGGATAAATTTCAAAAAATCGGGTAGAGCCTATTATTTTATTTGTATCCTTATGTATTATGACAAAGGGATATTGATTACCGGAGGTTCTTTCACTGATGGCAAATTCATAAGTTTTATAAAAAACATCTCTTTCCGAGCAATCTGTCGGAATAAGTGCCCAGAGTTCTTTATCAGCAGCGGCTGTATATAATTCTTCAAGGTGTTTTTCTTCTAATGGTACCAGATTTATGCTTGTTCCCTGAAGAATTACAGGATGATTTATCCAGGTATTTTTCATGAGTAATTTATTAAATAAGTATAATGGTTAATGACAGAACTAAGTTAGAAAAACTGATGCTTTACATTATTAATATTTTGTAAAAATATTGATCACAAAGGCGATTATAGTAGGTTCTGATATTCTTTGGTATATTTATGCCAGAAGAATTAGAAAACAGAAATGAATGTAAAATAATTACATCATCTAAAACTTAAAAAAAACACTAAATTTGCAAAATGGGACAAATAATGGCTGTTGATTATGGAAAAGCCCGTACAGGATTAGCTGTAACGGATGATATGCAGATTATAGCTTCAGCACTACAAACGGTTGAAACACCAAAGCTCATGGATTTTCTGGGGAGTTATTTTCAGCAAAATAGAGTGGATGAGATTGTAGTGGGTCTCCCTACAGATTTAAAAGGCAATATGTCAGAAATAGAAACCGAAATTCAGAAATTTCTGGAAAAGTTTCAGACAACATTTCCGCAGATAAAAATTAACCGCTTCGATGAGAGATTTACCAGTAAAATGGCTTCTTTCTTTATTAGTCAAAGCGGAAAAAGTAAAAAAGAAAGACAACAGAAAGGTTTAATCGATAAAGTAAGTGCAACGCTTATTTTACAGAATTTTTTAGAGACAAGATGATATTACCAATCCGCGCCTATGGCGATCCTGTTTTAAGGAAAAAAGCACACGATATTACAAAAGATTATCCGGAACTAAACCAGTTAATCGATAATATGTTTGAAACGATGTATCAGGCGCATGGCATAGGACTTGCAGCTCCACAGATCGGATTAGATATTCGTTTATTTGTAATCGATGTTCGTCCGTTAGCAGAAGATGAAGATTATTTGGACATTCGTGAAGAATTAAAAGATTTTAAAAAAGTATTTATCAATGCAAAAATATTAGAATACGAAGGAGAACCCTGGAAATTTAATGAAGGTTGTCTTAGTATTCCGGATGTTCGGGAAGATGTAAGCAGACCAGAAACCATCACAATGGAATATTATGATGAAAATTTTGTAAAACATACCGAAACTTTTTCGGATATTCGTGCCCGCGTAATTCAACATGAATATGATCATATTGACGGAGTTTTATTTACAGATAAACTGAGCGCATTAAAAAAGAAAATAATAAAAGGGAAGCTAACTAAGATTACTGCAGGTGATGTATCTGTAGATTATAAAATGAGGTTTCCTAAATAAAACAGAATATTAACTAAGATAAAAAAATAAAAATGCAGTTAGAAAGAATCATCTCGATTTCGGGTAAACCGGGACTTTTTAGACTTGTTTCTCAGCTGAGAACAGGTTTTATTGTGGAAGATATCACAACAGGGAAAAAGGCTAATATTTCCAATACAAGCCAGGTAAGCCTTTTGGATAACATCTCTATGTTTACTTTTGATAGTGAAGTTCCTTTATTTGAAGTATTCCATAATATTGCAAAAAAAGAAGATTTCAAACCAACCATCAACCACAAGTCTTCAGCTGATGAGCTTAGAACATTTATGGCTGAGGTACTTCCTAACTATGATGTAGAAAGAGTTTACGAATCTGATATTAAAAAACTTGTACAATGGTATAATACACTTCAAAAAGGGGGATATATTACACCGGAAAGTTTTGTAGCTCCTGCTGCTGAAGAAACAGCTGAGGTTTCTGCTGAAGTTACTGAAGAGGTAAAAGAAAAGAAAGCTCCTGCTAAAAAAGCAGCAAAAAAAGAAGATGCTGCTGAGGAAGAAAAACCTGCAAAAAAAACAGTTAAAAAGAAGACTGAAGAGGAATAATATCTTCATTTTACTATAAAAAAAACTCTGCTCTTATCGGGCAGAGTTTTTTATTGCAGTAAGATTGAACTAACTTTGCTTTTCCTGAAAATTGATAAATATGAATACAAGAGCTGAAAAACTGGAAGCATTTGGTCGACTTCTGGATATTATGGATGATTTACGAGAGAAATGTCCATGGGATCAGAAACAAACTTTGCAGTCTCTGCGCCATTTAACACTGGAAGAAGTTTATGAACTTTCGGATGCTTTGCTGGAAGAAGATTTACAGGAAATAAAAAAAGAACTGGGGGATGTGCTTCTTCATTTGGTATTTTATGCTAAAATAGGATCAGAAAAACAAAGTTTCGATATTGCTGATGTAATCAACAGTTTAAACGAAAAACTTATTTTTCGTCACCCACATATATACGGAAATACTGAAGTTAAAGATGAAGAAGAAGTAAAGCAGAACTGGGAGAAATTGAAACTGAAAGAAGGGAATAAATCTATTTTGTCAGGTGTTCCCAATGGATTACCCCCAATGATCAAAGCTTATCGTATTCAGGATAAAGTAAAAGGAATAGGTTTCGATTTCCCTTCAGTAGAAGAGGCCTGGGAAAAGGTTGAAGAAGAACTTTCCGAATTTCATGCGGAAACAGATGCGGATAAGAAGGAAGCTGAACTGGGAGATCTTATTTTTTCTGTTATCAATTATTCCCGTATTGCTGGGGTAAACGCAGATACAGCATTGGAACGTACCAATCAGAAGTTTATTTCTCGTTTTAAGGCGATGGAAGAGCTGGCTCACGAAAGGAATCTTGTCCTTTCAGAAATGAGTTTAGAAGAAATGGATCAGCTTTGGAATGAAGTAAAGAAAAAGCTGGAGTATTAATTATATTTCTATATTTGTAGAGTATTTATTCACCAAATATAGAAATACTGATTATGAAAAAAGTTATATTCCTTTTTATAGCTGTATCGAGTTTTGTTTACGGACAAAAAGAAAAGAAGCTGGACAGTCTTTTTACTTCATTATACGCAGCTAAAGAATTTAACGGAAATGTTCTCGTTGCGGAAAAAGGCAAAGTTATATATGAAAAGAGCTTTGGACTGGCTAATGAAAAGACAAAGCAGAAGCTGGACAAAAATACAGTTTTCGAATTAGCATCGGTTTCAAAACAATTTACAGCGATGGGAATTGTTCAGCTGGAAAAGGAAGGAAAACTTAGCTACAATGACCCTCTTACTAAATATTTTCCGGAATTAAGCTTTTATAAACCTATTACCATAGATAATTTGCTTTATCATACATCCGGGCTGCCAGATTATATGAGTTTATTTGATAAAAACTGGGATAAGAAGAAGTTTGCAACAAATAAAGATATTGTAGATATGCTGGCAAAATATAAGCCTGAGCTTTTATTTGTGCCAGGTGATAAATATGAGTACAGTAATACAGGATATGCTTTATTAGGATTAATTATTGAGAAAGTATCGAAGCAATCCTATGGAGATTATTTGAACAAGAAAATATTTAAACCACTTGGGATGGCTAATACCAGAGTTTATAGAAGCCGGTATAAACCAGAAAAGATATCCAACTACGCTTTAGGTTATGTTGTAGACAGCCTTGGGAATAAAAAATTGTTAGATGATCTTGGAAAGGAATATTATACTTATTATCTGGATGGTATTGTCGGAGATGGTATGGTGAATTCTACAACGGGTGATCTGTTGAAATGGGACAGAGCTTTGTATGGAGATAAGCTGGTTAATCAGAAAGACAAAGATCTTATTTTTAGTTCTATAGTGACTAAAGATAATAAAGATACTCGGTATGGCTATGGCTGGGCTATTGATACAAAATATCCATTTGGGAAAATAGCAAATCATTCCGGTGGCTGGGCAGGCTATATAACTTTTATCGAAAGAGATTTGGATTATGATAAAACGATTATCATTTTACAAAATAATGATTCAGAAGCTGCATCTTCACCAGTAAAACAGTTAAGAAATATTTTATATGATATAAAACCTATTAAAGTAGATCTTGCGACATTACAAAAATACGCCGGAAAATATACCAAGAAGAATAGCAAAACATTTGAGGTGTTTTTTGAGAATAATAAATTGTATGTGCCCCTGAATCCTCAAGTGAAGTTAGAATTAGAGGCTATCAGTACTAACAAATTTAAAGTCAGAGATTTTAGTCCGGATGTTTTTTATGAATTTAAAATTCTGGATGATGGCAGTATAAAATGCAATATGTCACAACCTGCACATAATATGAATGAAGAAGGAATTAAAAAAATATAATAAAATAAGCCGGTATTATACCGGCTTATTTCTTTTTAAATTATGTAAATTTGGTAGGCTTTTACAGCATTATTACTATACTAGGTAAGAAAACTAAATTAACATGAAGAAACAATTCCTTTTGGCCATTGCTATGGTCAGCACTGCTGTGGTGTTCTCACAATCCCGGAAAGAAGATTCTATTTACGTTCGGGAAAACTACACGAAAGTTGAAAAATTAATCCCAATGAGGGATGGGAAAAAACTGTTTACAGCGATCTATATGCCCAAAGATCAGAAGCAGAAATATCCGGTATTACTTAATCGTACACCTTATACTGTAGCGCCTTATGGAGAAGATAAATATAAAACCTCCTTAGGCAACTTTCCGGCAGAAATGCGGGAAGGATTTATTTTTGTTTATCAGGATGTTCGTGGTAAGTGGATGAGTGAAGGGGAGTTTGAAGATGTTCGTCCAGCATTAAAACCAGGACAAAAAGGTATAGATGAAAGCACAGATACCTACGATACACTGGAATGGCTGTCTAAAAATTTGAAGAACTATAATCAGAAAGCCGGAGTATATGGTATTTCTTATCCAGGATTTTATTCTACAACAACATTGGTTAATTCGCATCCGACCCTGAAGGCAGTTTCACCACAGGCACCAGTAACCAACTGGTACTTGGGAGATGATTTTCATCATAAAGGCGCAATGTTTCTGAACGATGCGTTCATGTTTATGACTTCTTTCGGAGTACCAAGGCCAGAACCAATCACACCGGATAAAGGGCCTAAGCGTTTTGTTCCACCTGCTAAAGAGATGTATAAATTCTTTTTAGAAGCAGGATCTAATAAGGAACTGAAAGATAAGTATATGGGAACTAATATTAAGTTCTTTAATGATATGTATGCACATCCGGATTATGATCAGTTCTGGAAAGACCGTAATATATTACCACATCTTACGCAGGTAAAACCTGCTGTAATGGTTGTTGGTGGATTCTTTGATGCTGAGGATGCTTACGGAACTTTTGAAACCTATAAAGCTATTGAAAAGCAAAACCCTAAAGCCAATAACATTCTTGTTGCTGGTCCATGGTTTCATGGCGGATGGGTGAGAGGAGATGGTAAACAATTCGGAGATATCAAGTTTGATCATCCGACAAGTATAGATTATCAGCAAAATCTGGAACTTCCGTTCTTCAATTATCATCTGAAAGGAAAGGGGCAATTCAAAGGTGGAGAGGCCAATATCTTTATTACAGGAAGCAACCAGTGGAAAACTTTTGACACATGGCCGCCGAAGAATACAGAAACAAAACAACTTTACTTCCAGCCAAATGGTAAGCTGAGTTTCGATAAGGTACAAAGAACAGATTCGTGGGACGAATATGTTAGTGATCCCAATAAACCTGTACCTCATCAGGATGGAGTACAAACCAGCAGAACCCGTGAATATATGATAGATGACCAACGTTTTGCTGCCAAAAGACCGGATGTTATGGTATATCAGACAGATGAATTGCAGGAAGATATAACCTTAACAGGCCCGGTTATTAACCATTTATTTGTTTCAACTACCGGAACAGATGCGGACTATGTCGTAAAGATTATTGATGTTTATCCTGAAACGGAGGCTGATTTCAACGGAAAAACAATGGCCGGATATCAAATGTTGGTAAGAGGTGAAATTATGAGAGGAAAGTACAGGAATGGATTTGATAAGCCTGAAGCCTTCCAACCGGGATTTGTTACAAAAGTAAATTACGAAATGCCGGACATTGCACATACCTTTAAAAAAGGACACCGCATTATGATTCAGGTACAAAACTCATGGTTCCCATTGGCAGACCGTAACCCACAGAAATTTATGAACATTTATGAAGCTACTTCAGCTGATTTTCAGAAGGCAACACACCGGATTTTCCACGACGTGAATAATCCGACTTCTGTAGAAGTAAGTGTTCTGAAAGAAAAATAAAAACTTTTGAAAAGCTGAATCTGATTCAGCTTTTTTTATTATCTGTTGGCGTGATCATTGCTGCAGAAAATACTTACATTTGTTCATAAATAAATAGCTATGCTACGTAAATTAATATATGCACCTTTGTTTTTTAGTCTTGTTTTCTGTACACCAAAAGCACAGGAAGCAAAAGCTACTTCCGATAACTTAGGTCCTCTACATACTGTATTTAAATTTCCGAAAAAAATAAAAGAAGTTTCCGGAATACAGATTTCACCTGATGGTAAAGAATTTTATGTTCATGAAGACCAGGGAAACCGCAATGAGATTTTTGCTGTAGGTATGGATGGAAATCTGGTTAGAACTATAACGATTGAAGGTGTAGAGAATAATGACTGGGAAGATATTGCAAAGGATAAAAATGGTTTTACTTATATTGGTGACTTTGGAAATAATGATAATGATCGCAAGAATTTAGCTATCTATAAAGTAAAAATCGACAAAGAAAACAGCACGCCGGTTTTGCAAACAACAAAATTCTCTTATCCGGAACAAACTGAATTTCCACCTAATAAGAAAAGTTTATTATACGATTGTGAAGCTTTTTTAGAATATAATGGTTATTTCTATCTTTTTACTAAAAACAGGAGTAAGAAATTTGATGGTACATCTCTGGTATATAAAATACCAAATAAGCAGGGAGATTTTAAAGCACAGCTAGTTGGTGAACTAAAGCTACCGGGCAAGTATAATGATGCAGCGGTTACGGGAGCAGACATAAGTCCGAATGGGAAAAAAATAGCATTAATAACACATAAGAATGTTTTTATTTTAGAGAATTTTGAAGGCGATAATTTCGCCAATGCTAAAACGACCCAAATCGATCTGCAGAGCAGCTCTCAGAAAGAAGGAATTTGTTTTTCAACCGATACAATACTATATATTGGAGAAGAGAGAAATAATAAAGATGAAGGTAATCTGTATTCTATGGAGCTGAAGTAGATTTTCTGAATACAGTATTATATATAATATATGGAGCTCCCGGATTAAGTATTCGGGAGTTTTCTAATGGTAGCTTGTTCCTGAATTACAGGCTGAAGCTCGGGAAATATTTTTTCAAGTTTTTTCACAGAAAGAGGAGTCATAATATTCCACATGAAACGAGGCTTATCAAAGAAATAGAAAATCTCATTACCAGTCTTTATCTCAAAAAAATGGATCATTATTTTACCAATTAGCGGGTTGTAGTACAATGGGGTTATAGATGTTATTTCTGCCAATGGCAGCTTTTTTTTGTTATTTACATAGAGCTCTCCTTGTCTTATAAATAGTGTTGATATTTTTGACTTCTTCTTTATAGAAAAATATTCATGAAAAGAAATAATAAGAAATAATATCAGTATAAAAGCAGTAATAATAATATAAAATAATGGCGGATAATGCTCCTCCTCAGGCACAATATAGCTGATGATTCCTATGATAACTAAAGGAATCAGTACATACTGAAAATATGCCCTAAGAAAATAATTAACCGAACCAGAATCAATCCTCATTTTAGTATTACAGCTTTACATTTTTAGAATCTCAGTCCTATGCCTGCAGAAAACCTTCCGCCGTCGCTTCCTGAAAAATAAGTTGCTCGTGCAGAGAAAGCTTCGAGGATACTTACCCATATTCCGCCACCTACCGACTGATGCCATTTTCTGGAATATTCACCATCCATCCATACACGTCCATAGTCGTAGCCGGCTAAGATACCAAAATTTACCGGTATCACCCGATTCCTAACTCTACCGAAGTTCCAACGTATATCATTACTCTGAAATAATGAAGAATTACCCAAAAACCTATTGTTTCTGAAAGATCTAAGATCATTGTTTCCTCCTAAGTCAGCACCCTGGAAAAATTCAAAATAACGGTTATTAATATACACTCCCTGTATCTTTGTGGCAAAGACAAATTTTCCGTCATCATCTATACGGTGTGTCACATTCAGGCGGGCATCATAAGTCATGAAATTACGATTGGGATTGTCAATATTCATTCTCCATGCGGCTGAAACTGCAAAACCAAATGCCATAGTTGGGAAAGCAGCATTATCACTATGATCGTAACTGAAACCATATTTTGCCCCTAAAAATTGCTGATTGTTAAATACATCAGGGTTAATCTGATCGGATTGTGTAACAAAACGATTTTTATTATGATGTACTTTATAATCCTCATAGCCTAACTGGAATGTCTGAACGAATCCCATAAAGCTTTTTCTGGATATGGATGGTGCTATTTGCAGTTGCTGTATATTTACCCTGTTGTAGTTTCTGCCGAGTTCCTTGTCATGATTTTCCGTATTATTTCCAAATCCAAAATAGTTTTGTGCAAAATCCGGAGTGGTAAAACGTCCGTCTAAATGCAACGTCCATTTTCCAATAGCATTAGGAAATACACCATTATATACGAATTCTACTCCGCTTGTTGCAAAGGAGTAATTGGTTTTAAAGGTATGTTTAGAGGTGTAAGGGTCTCTGTCGAAGCCATTGTGGGTATAATTGACAACAGCTCCCACTTTAAGACCTTCATCGGGGTTATAGCCTATACTAGGATATCCTGCCCAGAAATTGTATTGTGGTTTTTCAAAATTATAGGTATTGATATCGTAATCATCTTTAATTTGTTTTGCTACATATCCCGTAATATTATAGGTGTTTTTCTGGGATTTAAAATCATATAATTTAACATTCCTTCCGTCTTTAATGTTGTATACATCATGATTAAGTCCGCCAATAAGTCTTATTTTTATTCCCGTTCTCTCGGAACCGGAAACATCGAAGATATCATCATCATCCAGACCATAAATCCATATTTCATCGGTATTGTGCTTAGAGTATTCCCGCTTGAAAACCAGTTCATTTTCTTCTTTTTTTACGCGGTATTGCAAAACGCTGACTTTATGTTTTTCCTTTTTTATAACGAAACGATCAACTTTGTTGGTACCAGTAATCATTATCGTTTTTTGTAAGGTTTTATAGTACTCAGTAGCATAATGAACCATTTTACTTCTTCTTATTTTCAGGTTCTGTTTTATATGCTCTATGGTACCATCCTGTACTTCTTTTGGTAAATTATGAAAAGCATTGTCTATAACCTCATCGGTCATATTCTGTTGTATATATTCCGCTTCTTTTTTCCAATCTTCCTCTGTAGCATTTTTCAGGAAAGCCAGATCTAATGGATAAGGTTCTCTGTTTAGCCATTTTATATTACGGATATCTTCTTTGAAGCTCTGCATATGGCGCAGTGGTGGCATCTGCATAATGAACTTAAATAACAGACCATCGTATTTACTGAATGCCTGGTCTCTGTCTTTCGGGATGGCTTTATATACATAAGAGTTTCCATCTTTGTACTCTGCCCAGCGCCATTGGTCATAATGTCTGTCCCAATCACCAAGAAGCATATCGAAAATACGGGCACGGATATAGCTTTGTTGATCCACAGAATACTTTTCAGACTTTTGAAGATTCTTCATCATATCCAGTGTATTCATCGTTGTGGAAGCTCCATTCAGCATTTTAAGATCATCCGGACTATCCGAGAATCGCTCCTCTATCATATAAAGTTCGTCACCGTAATCGTAATTGAAATCTCCCAATGCCTTTTGTCTTGGAATATAATAAAGCTGCGGATCCGAATGGAAGACATTGATGCTTTCTGCAAGATTACCTACAGCAAACGGAGTATATGGATGTGTGGTTGTGTAAAAATCGAGTAGGAATTTTTCAGCAAAAGTCCCTTCCAGCTCATGGCCAAAACTTTCATTTTTAAATGCTACAGCATTCAGAAAGCGGATAGCACTTTTCTTTACCCCTCTCATCGCATATTCCTGTTTGTTTGGGGCAATCAGACGCAGTGAATTCGACTGATGTCCGCCGCCAGCCCGGACTGGGCTAAGCCCTCCTTTTAGCGTATCCAATGTTGCAACCTTAGCTTTAATAGGCATGCTGTAGTATTTCCTATAATGATCACCCCAAAGCCAGGTATAAATTTTTGATTTCTGAGTAAGTTTTGCCGGATATACTGAAGTTTTTATTGAATCAGAAAACGTATCCGGATATTTTCCTGCCTTTGGTCTCTGCAGATTTTCCAAAACTTTAATCCGGGTTAAGAAACTTTCAGTATTATTTTCTGTGCTATAATAAGATACATTAGCACTGCCATCATGATTAATATCTAAAACAGCATAGCCATTGCCGCCAAATGTAAAGTCTTTCGGGGTTGTTGCTTTTGCTGCTTCGTTTTTAGAGCCTGATCCGCTGATAATCTGACGGATATTTCTTTCTTCAAGGTACTGTAGATTATGGTCGTGACCGGATACAAAAATTACATTCTGATTATCCTGTGCCAGACTTTTTAATCGTTTTGCCAATGCCGTATATCTTTCATTATTGAGATCCTGAGGACTGATACCGGATGTCGCACGGAGTACATTAATAAATGAGCCGATAACAGGAAGCGGAACTTTTTCACCAATAGGATAAAGCTGCTTTTTTAGTGAAAAATATCCGGCATGGCTACCACTACTAATCAAAGGATGATGTAGTGCAACTACAATGGGTTTATTCTGATTTTTATTTAGTAAGTCTTCGAATTCGTCAAAAAAATCATCGCGTGTTTTTATATTACAGTCTGCATTCATATCCGGATTTTCATCCCAGTTTTGCAGATACCATTCACTGTCAATGGTGATAAGGGTAAGATCATTGTTTAGTTTTACCTTATCTATAGGACAACCTTTCTTAGGCAGAAAAGCCTTTTTGTCATTCAGGTATTTCACCACTGCTTTTTCCTGAGCCTTTAAGCCATCCAAACCATAATACCAGTCATGATTTCCCGGAATTACAATTGTATTTCCTTTGTAGTCTTTAGCTATTTTTAACTGATTTTCCAGTTTAAGTTTTGCAAGATCATATCCCGGATCTTTCTCATCTGGCATACCCAAAGGATAGATGTTATCCCCAAGAAACAAAAGTGTAGAATTAGAAGCCTCTTTTTTGAGCCTCTTCTGGAGCAAATTCAATGTATTCTGTGCACGCGGCTCATCTGCATTTCCGGCATCACCAATCAGGAAAAATCGATGAGCAACTTTAGAGGAATCCTGTGCTGGTATTTCAGCGAGATTTTTTCCTTTCTGTACAGTATATGTAGCACATGACTGCAGTGTAATTCCAAAGATTGAAACTTTTAAAAAATTGGAAAGCGTATTTTTTAGTATATAAACTTTGAAATGCATAATTTTATCTGATCAAATTCGACAAAATGACTTTAGTTCAAAAAGCAGGTTTCTTTATCGAAAACTTATTCAAAGATAAGTTATCTCCGGCATTTCTTTATCATAATTATAAGCATACGCAGGAAGTTGTTGCAAATGCAGAGATTC is a window of Elizabethkingia anophelis R26 DNA encoding:
- a CDS encoding DUF5606 family protein, yielding MQLERIISISGKPGLFRLVSQLRTGFIVEDITTGKKANISNTSQVSLLDNISMFTFDSEVPLFEVFHNIAKKEDFKPTINHKSSADELRTFMAEVLPNYDVERVYESDIKKLVQWYNTLQKGGYITPESFVAPAAEETAEVSAEVTEEVKEKKAPAKKAAKKEDAAEEEKPAKKTVKKKTEEE
- a CDS encoding serine hydrolase domain-containing protein — encoded protein: MKKVIFLFIAVSSFVYGQKEKKLDSLFTSLYAAKEFNGNVLVAEKGKVIYEKSFGLANEKTKQKLDKNTVFELASVSKQFTAMGIVQLEKEGKLSYNDPLTKYFPELSFYKPITIDNLLYHTSGLPDYMSLFDKNWDKKKFATNKDIVDMLAKYKPELLFVPGDKYEYSNTGYALLGLIIEKVSKQSYGDYLNKKIFKPLGMANTRVYRSRYKPEKISNYALGYVVDSLGNKKLLDDLGKEYYTYYLDGIVGDGMVNSTTGDLLKWDRALYGDKLVNQKDKDLIFSSIVTKDNKDTRYGYGWAIDTKYPFGKIANHSGGWAGYITFIERDLDYDKTIIILQNNDSEAASSPVKQLRNILYDIKPIKVDLATLQKYAGKYTKKNSKTFEVFFENNKLYVPLNPQVKLELEAISTNKFKVRDFSPDVFYEFKILDDGSIKCNMSQPAHNMNEEGIKKI
- a CDS encoding metallophosphoesterase; translation: MHFKVYILKNTLSNFLKVSIFGITLQSCATYTVQKGKNLAEIPAQDSSKVAHRFFLIGDAGNADEPRAQNTLNLLQKRLKKEASNSTLLFLGDNIYPLGMPDEKDPGYDLAKLKLENQLKIAKDYKGNTIVIPGNHDWYYGLDGLKAQEKAVVKYLNDKKAFLPKKGCPIDKVKLNNDLTLITIDSEWYLQNWDENPDMNADCNIKTRDDFFDEFEDLLNKNQNKPIVVALHHPLISSGSHAGYFSLKKQLYPIGEKVPLPVIGSFINVLRATSGISPQDLNNERYTALAKRLKSLAQDNQNVIFVSGHDHNLQYLEERNIRQIISGSGSKNEAAKATTPKDFTFGGNGYAVLDINHDGSANVSYYSTENNTESFLTRIKVLENLQRPKAGKYPDTFSDSIKTSVYPAKLTQKSKIYTWLWGDHYRKYYSMPIKAKVATLDTLKGGLSPVRAGGGHQSNSLRLIAPNKQEYAMRGVKKSAIRFLNAVAFKNESFGHELEGTFAEKFLLDFYTTTHPYTPFAVGNLAESINVFHSDPQLYYIPRQKALGDFNYDYGDELYMIEERFSDSPDDLKMLNGASTTMNTLDMMKNLQKSEKYSVDQQSYIRARIFDMLLGDWDRHYDQWRWAEYKDGNSYVYKAIPKDRDQAFSKYDGLLFKFIMQMPPLRHMQSFKEDIRNIKWLNREPYPLDLAFLKNATEEDWKKEAEYIQQNMTDEVIDNAFHNLPKEVQDGTIEHIKQNLKIRRSKMVHYATEYYKTLQKTIMITGTNKVDRFVIKKEKHKVSVLQYRVKKEENELVFKREYSKHNTDEIWIYGLDDDDIFDVSGSERTGIKIRLIGGLNHDVYNIKDGRNVKLYDFKSQKNTYNITGYVAKQIKDDYDINTYNFEKPQYNFWAGYPSIGYNPDEGLKVGAVVNYTHNGFDRDPYTSKHTFKTNYSFATSGVEFVYNGVFPNAIGKWTLHLDGRFTTPDFAQNYFGFGNNTENHDKELGRNYNRVNIQQLQIAPSISRKSFMGFVQTFQLGYEDYKVHHNKNRFVTQSDQINPDVFNNQQFLGAKYGFSYDHSDNAAFPTMAFGFAVSAAWRMNIDNPNRNFMTYDARLNVTHRIDDDGKFVFATKIQGVYINNRYFEFFQGADLGGNNDLRSFRNNRFLGNSSLFQSNDIRWNFGRVRNRVIPVNFGILAGYDYGRVWMDGEYSRKWHQSVGGGIWVSILEAFSARATYFSGSDGGRFSAGIGLRF
- a CDS encoding GNAT family N-acetyltransferase — translated: MKNTWINHPVILQGTSINLVPLEEKHLEELYTAAADKELWALIPTDCSERDVFYKTYEFAISERTSGNQYPFVIIHKDTNKIIGSTRFFEIYPADKKLEIGWTWITKDYWGTSINLECKLLLLTYCFETLKTNRVQLKTKDTNFRSRKAIEKIGGVFEGILRKDKIVSDGTTRNAAYYSILDEEWEQAKAKIRKQIAIKMANG
- the mazG gene encoding nucleoside triphosphate pyrophosphohydrolase; the encoded protein is MNTRAEKLEAFGRLLDIMDDLREKCPWDQKQTLQSLRHLTLEEVYELSDALLEEDLQEIKKELGDVLLHLVFYAKIGSEKQSFDIADVINSLNEKLIFRHPHIYGNTEVKDEEEVKQNWEKLKLKEGNKSILSGVPNGLPPMIKAYRIQDKVKGIGFDFPSVEEAWEKVEEELSEFHAETDADKKEAELGDLIFSVINYSRIAGVNADTALERTNQKFISRFKAMEELAHERNLVLSEMSLEEMDQLWNEVKKKLEY
- the def gene encoding peptide deformylase, encoding MILPIRAYGDPVLRKKAHDITKDYPELNQLIDNMFETMYQAHGIGLAAPQIGLDIRLFVIDVRPLAEDEDYLDIREELKDFKKVFINAKILEYEGEPWKFNEGCLSIPDVREDVSRPETITMEYYDENFVKHTETFSDIRARVIQHEYDHIDGVLFTDKLSALKKKIIKGKLTKITAGDVSVDYKMRFPK
- a CDS encoding CocE/NonD family hydrolase, producing MKKQFLLAIAMVSTAVVFSQSRKEDSIYVRENYTKVEKLIPMRDGKKLFTAIYMPKDQKQKYPVLLNRTPYTVAPYGEDKYKTSLGNFPAEMREGFIFVYQDVRGKWMSEGEFEDVRPALKPGQKGIDESTDTYDTLEWLSKNLKNYNQKAGVYGISYPGFYSTTTLVNSHPTLKAVSPQAPVTNWYLGDDFHHKGAMFLNDAFMFMTSFGVPRPEPITPDKGPKRFVPPAKEMYKFFLEAGSNKELKDKYMGTNIKFFNDMYAHPDYDQFWKDRNILPHLTQVKPAVMVVGGFFDAEDAYGTFETYKAIEKQNPKANNILVAGPWFHGGWVRGDGKQFGDIKFDHPTSIDYQQNLELPFFNYHLKGKGQFKGGEANIFITGSNQWKTFDTWPPKNTETKQLYFQPNGKLSFDKVQRTDSWDEYVSDPNKPVPHQDGVQTSRTREYMIDDQRFAAKRPDVMVYQTDELQEDITLTGPVINHLFVSTTGTDADYVVKIIDVYPETEADFNGKTMAGYQMLVRGEIMRGKYRNGFDKPEAFQPGFVTKVNYEMPDIAHTFKKGHRIMIQVQNSWFPLADRNPQKFMNIYEATSADFQKATHRIFHDVNNPTSVEVSVLKEK
- the ruvX gene encoding Holliday junction resolvase RuvX gives rise to the protein MGQIMAVDYGKARTGLAVTDDMQIIASALQTVETPKLMDFLGSYFQQNRVDEIVVGLPTDLKGNMSEIETEIQKFLEKFQTTFPQIKINRFDERFTSKMASFFISQSGKSKKERQQKGLIDKVSATLILQNFLETR